TTAGGGAAAAATCTTGCTGAGGGTAATCCATCTCCATGCTTGAACAATTCGGGCCCATCTTTGTCAGACCACATATCAAACCCTCCAGGCTTTTGAAACCGATCTGCCAAGACTCTCAAATGCTCATCAGCACTCACAGAGAATAAAGTGGGTGCCTTTTCAACCACTTCCCAAGGTCTTTCAAGCTCAGAGACAGCAGCTTTCAGCTCAGCCCGCTTCCTCATCTCATATATTTGGCGTTCCCGAGCCAATCGTGCCTTAAGGAGCTGCTTAGATTTCTTGGCTTGCATTCGCTTCCACTGCCACTTTGAGACGCCTCCAGGATAGGTTCTTGGACCACCACCCATCCTAATTATTGACTTTCTGTACGGAACATCAATTATTGTAGTGGTGGTGGTTAGATTAAGGGAAGAGAACTTGGTGGAAAGGAAAAGTTGGGATTCCCCTGAAATTGACTTGGATGAAGACACACTGTGATGGGGTGCTGAAACTAAGAACGATGAGCTGAGGAGAGACATATTTCTTCCTGTAAACAGACGGTCCAGCATAATTTGAGTTGGATTAATGTTGTACACACATGGGAGGAAAATCCTAAACTTCATGACGGAACATGGATAGAGAATGCAATTTAGAACGTGGAAAATGATACACATTATATGTGAGCATTTAAATTACACCCACACCACCCTGGGGAGCATGCTGAAAATTATGTGGCATACAATGGTTAAATATTAGTTATTATGGTGTATTTAATTTTGCACACCTTCAACACAACTGAAAAGAAAATTTGCACACTCCTCACCAAATTCCTGGTTCCGTCACTccccccccacccccaacccACCCCGACACCCACCCCGACTTCATCATTAGTTTTGGATTCTGAACTAATGCCACTTCGACCAGACCTTTTAAAGTTACTTTGGCTCAAAACATTTTAACTCGTTATCAGACACTTTTTGCAGTAATTACATAAGAAAGACACTTTTTCCATCGCCTAGATCAGTTCAGTCCACATCATTTGTATCTTAACATCCATCAAGCAACTAAATTTCAATCTCAGACTTATTGCATCAGTTACGTGAATCCTCCACTTCATTTTTCATTATAATGGTGTATAATTTGGCTTTTGAAAAAAGTAGTAGTAGTCTAAATTTCACATATATGTAACCAAACTGACAAAAAGCTTCCTAGCAATCACTGGACCTATAACTGCAGTGTACTAATTTAAAACAAAACATTAGggcttttgtattttttttctcaattatttgCTTATATCTTCATTGTTATTCCCACTAGGACACTAATCAAACAGGAAAAAGGACAACAATATGGAAATTCCAGACATAAAAAAGTAAGCATGTTAGGGGACAAATTGCAATTAAGAAAAGGAGAAATTAAGGTCACCTGGAAGAACTACTTATGATGTGAATAGTCGATTGAACTTGGATTCGCCGTTCAACTACAGCTCCGGTGGCATCTTCTGTTCACTCACCTATCCCTTTTTTGATGATATCTAGATATTTTGAAACGCAGGTTTTTTAATATATAGAAGTAAAAGACACAAAACTATAGGGACGAGCAGCACCAGTGGTCTAGTGGTAGAATAGTACCCTGCCACGGTACAGA
The nucleotide sequence above comes from Capsicum annuum cultivar UCD-10X-F1 unplaced genomic scaffold, UCD10Xv1.1 ctg3088, whole genome shotgun sequence. Encoded proteins:
- the LOC107854198 gene encoding uncharacterized protein LOC107854198; this translates as MSLLSSSFLVSAPHHSVSSSKSISGESQLFLSTKFSSLNLTTTTTIIDVPYRKSIIRMGGGPRTYPGGVSKWQWKRMQAKKSKQLLKARLARERQIYEMRKRAELKAAVSELERPWEVVEKAPTLFSVSADEHLRVLADRFQKPGGFDMWSDKDGPELFKHGDGLPSARFFPKGVVHSIKPYGNVENDVGGFDESLNLGSDSQSESDRKVRMKSNRREQNSTKLRTGSNREGNEGYLTMGVSNKVSKDGNNRKDIHNKFRKSTNRRKLSNHAEKFSSAEAGMSRVKNKSHTPADSDGEHGRFNLADLFDDSD